Within Streptomyces antibioticus, the genomic segment TCGCGCCGACCAGGAACAGCACGGTCGCCGAGGTCACCGCGATCTTGTTGACGAACAGCATGAACCGGAAGCCGTAGACGCAGACCGCGAGCACCAGCGCGGCGAACAGCGCGTACGCGACGGCGTAGGTGAGGTCGCCGCGCGGCAGGCCGAACAGCCGGTGGGCGCCGCCGACCAGCGCGTCTCCGGAGCTCCACACCGAGATGGAGAAGAACGCGACGGCGGTCAGCAGGGAGAGGAACGAGCCGACGATCCGGCCGTGCACGCCCAGGTGCGCGGAGGACGAGACGGCGTTGTTGGTGCCGTTGACCGGTCCGAAGACCGCCATCGGGCACAGGATCAGGGCGCCGACGACGACCCCGAGGAGGGTGGCGGCCAGGCCCTGCCAGAAGGACAGGCCGAAGAGGATCGGGAAGGCGCCGAGGACGCAGGTGGAGAAGGTGTTCGCCCCGCCGAAGGCCAGCCGGAACAGGTCGAACGGGGTCGCGGTGCGCTCGGCGTCGGGGATGCGGTCCACGCCGTGGCTCTCGACCTCGGTGAGAGCCGGGGGAGGCGTGACGGGGGCGGGGGAAGGGCCGGGGGAGGGGGTGGGTGCGGTCAAGGCAGGCTCCAGCAGCGGGTGTTCGACGGTGGAGCGCGGGGTGGCGCGTGTGGAACGCGGACGGCCGGTGCCGCCGCCGGGTGGGCGGTGCGGGCGGACGCCGTCCGGGGACGGGGTGCGCCGAAGGTACGGGTCATGACAAGCCCTCGACCAGCAGGCGGATCATCCTTTTTTCGCGGCCCAGATGGATGAATCGTCCTGGCGTTTCGGCGTTGCAGCAAAGTTCGCAGGGGCGAATCACGGTCCGAGCGGAATGTTTCAGGCCGATTAAGCAAGCTAGGGAAACCAGCCAAGTGGCCGACTTCGGGGCTCCGGAAGCCCTTGCTTTCGGCGTTGTAACGTTCGAATTCTGTGACTTCACGCCACTGTTTGAATACGCAATGTTACTGAAACGCGTGGGGTCGATGTGAGTTTCGGCGCCGGACTCGGCAGAGTGGCGCTCGCCGGATCCGACGCCGATCGCATCGGCCGGCACCCCCCGAATCGAGCGGAAGGATGCACACAATGCGGAACACCGCGCGCTGGGCAGCGACTCTCGGCCTCACGGCCGCCGCCGTCTGCGGACCCCTCACCGGGTCCGCGCTCGCCGCCCCGGCCGCAGCACCGGCCTCGCTCTACGCCCCGTCGGCCCTGGTGCTCACCATGGGCCACGGCGAGAGCGCCGCCACCGTCAACGCGGCTCGTGCCGTCACCCTGAACTGCGCGCCCGGTGCCTCCGGCACCCACCCGGCACCGGCCCTGGCCTGTGCCGAACTGCGCGCCGCGGGAGGCGACCTGGAGCTGCTGGCGGGGAGCACGAGCGGCAGGGTGTGTACCAAGCAGTACGACCCCGTCGTCGTCACCGCCGACGGAGTGTGGCAGGGCAAGCGCGTCTCCTTCGAGCGCACCTTCGCCAACGAATGCGTGAAGAACGCTGCCGTGAGCACGCTCTTCGCGTTCTGAGACCGGGATCGCGTACCCCCCGTGGACGCCGCGACAGGCTCGTGACGTGGGGAGTGCGAGCCACTGAACACGGGGCGACCGCGATCTCGTACCCAGGGGCCGGAAGAGGCGGAGTGGGGCCGCCGTCCGGCCCCTGGGGTCATTTTCGTCCCGGGCACCGGGGAACCCGCCGGGTCCCGACGCCTCTCCCCGGGCGTCGTGCCTCCCGCCGGCGGAGGCTTCCCTCCCCGGTCGCGGGAAGAGCCGCCGTCCATCCCGGACGGCGGCCTTCTCGTGCCCCCAGCCGGACGGACGCCCGCCGTCCAAGGACCGAGCCCGACGTCCGCGGACCGCCGGCGTCCGGGCAGACGACTGCCGCAGCCGGACCGCCCGCGACCGGACAGACGCCCGCCGTCCGCGACCGCACGGACGCCCGCCGTCCGCGACCGCACGGACGCCCGCCGTCCGCGGGCCGACGCCCGACGCCCGACGCCCGACGCCCGACGCCCGGCGTCCGTGGACCGCCCGCGGCTGCCGGGCCGATGACCGCCGCTGTCGGACCACCCGCCGCAGCCGGACCACCCGCCGCCCACGAGGACCGCCCGCCGCCGCCCCCGGATCCACGGCCCGCCCCCACCCCCACCCCTACGCCAACTGCCGCCGTACCAGCTCCCGTAGCCGGCCGTCCGGGGCGGCGAGCAGTGCGGCCGGGGGGCCCTGTTCGACGATCCTGCCGTGTTCCATGACGATCACCCGGTCGGCGTCCATGACCGTCGACAGCCGGTGCGCGATCACGACACGGGTCGCGTTCAGCTTGCGGGTGCTCTCGATGACCGTGCGCTGGGTGTCGTTGTCCAGCGCGCTGGTCGCCTCGTCGAAGAACAGGATGCGCGGCCGGCGGATCAGCGCCTGCGCGATCATCAGCCGCTGACGCTGGCCCCCGGAGACCGAACCGCTGCCGGCGACGATCGTGTGCAGTCCCATCGGCATCCGCTCGATGTCCCGCGCCAGCCCCGCCAGTTCGGCTGCCGCCAGCACCTCCTCCGGCGGATACGAACCGGTCCCCGAGATGACGTCCATGATCGAACTGGTGAAGGGCTGGGCGTGCTGGAGCACCACCCCGCACTGCCGGCGCACCGCCGCCAGGTCCAGCGCGGACAGGTCCTGGCCGTCGTAGAGCACACTGCCCGACGCGGGGCGGTCGAAGCCGATCAGCAGTCTCAGCAAGGTCGACTTGCCGCAGCCGCTCGGGCCGACGACGGCCGTGAACTCGCCCGGCCGCACCGCGAAGGACACGTCGTCCAGGACGAGCGGCCCGTCGTCGGAGTAGCGGAACGACAGCCGACGGGCCTCCAGCGCGCCCGACAGCGGACCCGGGCGGGTGCTCGCGGCTCGCACCTCGGGCGCCGCCTCCAGGACCGGCCGGATCTCCTCGAACAGCGGCAGCGCCGCCACCGCCGCCACGAACGCGCCGGTCAGCGAGGTGACCGCGGTCAGCAGCATCGTCACCGAGGTGTGGAAGGTGAGGAAGTCCGCCGCCGACAGCGCGCCCCGCGCCGGACCGGACAGCAGCATGAACATCAGCAGGGAGCACAGCGGCAGATGGACCGCGCCGAGCACCGTGCTGAGGTTCTTGATCCGGCCCAGCCGCTGCTGGAGCTCCCGGCTGCGCGCGAACTCCTCGGCCCAGGCCGCGTAGGCGTAGTTCTCGGCGGCCGCCACCCGTAGCTTCGGCAGCCCGCGCAGGGTCTGGAACGCCTGGTTGTTCAGCTTGTTGGAGAGCACCACCAGCCGCCGCTGCCAGCGCACCTGCCACAGCCCGAGCCCCAGGAACACGGCCGCCACGACGACCAGCATCCCGACCGCCGCCAGCGCCAGCGGCACGCTGTACCAGAGCAGCAGCCCCAGGTTCATCGCGCCGACCGTCACCGACTGCGCCACCGAGGGACCCAGGCCCGCGAGGAGCCGGCGGATCGCGCTGATCCCCATGGCCGCGCTCGCCAGTTCGCCGGTCGAGCGCTCGGCGAAGAAGGCCGTCGGCAGTCTCAGCAGCCGGTCCCACACGGCCGGTTGCAGGGTGGCCTCGATCCGGCCCTCCAGGCGCAGGATCGTCAGGTTCTGAAGGAGCGTGAACACCGCCGCCACCAGCGCGCCGATCAGCACCGCCACACACACCTGCGCGATCAGCCCCTCCTGGGCCCTCGGCACGTACTCGCCGAGCACCTTTCCGGTGGCGACCGGCACCAGCGCCCCGATCGCCACCGTCACCAGCCCGCTCAGCAGCAGATGGGCCAGGTCACCGCCGGTGCTCCGCACACTGAACCGCAGCAGCCCGAGCGGACCGAGCCGCCGTTCGGGCAGCGGCCGGTAGAACATGACGGCCCGCGGCTCGAACTCCGCCGCGTTGGCCTTCTCGACGGGCGTCTCGCGCCCCGTCGACGGATGGACGCTCACATAGCCGCCGCGCCGCCACAGCAGCGCGACCGGCGCCCCGGACAGGGCCCGCCGGCCCACCAGCGGACCCACGTCGTCGCGCCACCAGCGCCCGTCGAGCCGGACCGCCCGGGTGCGGACCCGGGAGGCCACGGCGATCCGCTCGACCGGGTCCAGCCGGTCGTCCGGCCGGTCGCCGTCCGCCGCACTGCGGGACGGTTCGACGAGGGCGATCCCGGCCGCCCGCGCCACCAGCCGGCACGCGGCGAACGTGGCGTCCGCGTCGTCGGCGGTCGTCCGGCCGGAACGCGGCCCCGCCTTGCGGCCGATGGACGCGAGGAGCGTGCGGTCGGCCCGGGCCCGGACCGCCTCACCGGCCTCGATCCCGGCGGCGGCCCGTGTCTCGTGGGTCCGTTCGATCTGCTCGATCCACCGGTCCAGCGTGGTCAGCAGCCGGTACTGCTGGTCGACCATGCTCTGCCACACCGCCGGGTCCATCAGCAGATCGGCGGCCGCCTCCGGGCCGTACAGCGACCCGTACCGCACGCTGCCCGGCGGCACCGGCATCCAGAACACGTCGTCGTCGGTCAGCTCCGCCGCGCCGCTCTCGCCGGTGGCCGTCGGCGCCTGGAACAGGACGGACAGGGCGCGGCCCACGCCGAGCGCGAGCGCGTACTCCAGCGGGCTCGACGCCGGTGGGACGTACTGGGGCGCGCCGTAGGAGTCGTAGGGGCCGTACGCGTCGTGGGCCCAGGTCCCGGTGTCCGCCTGCCGGTACAGCTCGCGCAGGCCGATGCGGTGCACCACGCAGTCGCGGGACGGGCGGGCCACCAGCGTGTGCCGGGCGCCGGTGACCGGGCCGAGCAGCAGGGCGCCCGCCTCCAGCCGGCCCAGATGATGCCAGTGCCCCTGCTCGGCGACGTCCACCGCGAACAGGTCCAGCGCCCCGGACACCACCAGCCACAGCACCTGGGGGCCCGCCAGGTCGAGCCGGGCGAGGCCCGCGCAGTCGACGCGCACGCCCGACTGCCCGAGCGCGGCGAGCACCTGGTCGCCCTGCTGCCGTACGTCGGTCATCTCACCGCTCCCCGACCAGCGCCGCGTACGCCCCGCCGCGCGCCACGAGGTCGTCGTGCCGCCCGCGTTCGACCACCGTGCCGTGCTGGAGGACGACGATCTCGTCGCTGTCGCGGACCGTGCTCAGCCGGTGCGCGATCACCACACAGGCGCAGCCGCGCCGCCGCAGGTTGCCCATGACGACCCGTTCCGTCTCCGCGTCCAGCGCGCTCGTCACCTCGTCCAGCACCAGGATGCTCGGCCGGCGCACCAGCGCCCGCGCGATCTCCAGCCGCTGGCGCTGGCCGCCCGAGAAGTTCCGCCCGTCCTGCTCGACCCGGCTGTGGATCCCGCCCGGACGCCGCGTCACGATGTCGTACAGGGCCGCGTCGCGCAGCGCCGCCACGACCGCCTCGTCCGGCACGGACGGATCCCACAGCGCCACGTTGTCGCGGACCGTGCCCTCGAAGAGGAACACCTCCTGGTCCACGAAGGAGACGGAGGCGGCCAGCGCCCCGCGCGGAATGTCGTCCAGACGCCGCCCGTCGATCCGGATCACCCCCTCCCACGGCGCGTACAGGCCCGAGATCAGCCGTGACACGGTCGACTTGCCGCTGCCCGAACCGCCCACCAGCGCCACCTGCTGCCCCGGACCGACCGTCAGGTCGAAACCGGACAACAGCGGCTTGTCCAGCGGGCTGTAGCCGAACGTGACGTCCACCAGCTCCACCAGGCCGCGCAGCCGGCGCGTCGAGCCGTCGGCACCGGCCGGGCGGTCGTAGAGCGGATCGGCGCGGAAGTTCTCCACGTCCTTCAGCCGCGCCACGTCCGCCGCGAAGTCCTGGATCCGCCCCGCCACCCCGTTCAGCCGGGTCAGCGGCGCGGTGAACCGGGTGACGAGCGCCTGGAACGCGACCAGCAGACCCACCGAGATACCGCCCTCGATCGCCCGCACCCCGCCGATCCACAGGATCAGCGCGCTGTTGAGCGAGGCCAGCGTCGGCGCCACCACCCCCAGCCAGGCGCTCGGCACCCCGAGCCGCTGCTGCTCCTCCAGCGTGGTCGCGTGCTGCCCCGCCCACTTGCGGAAGTAGGCGTCCTCACCGCCGGTCGCCTTCATCGTCTCGATCAACTGGAGCCCGGTGTACGCCGTGTTGGTGAGCCGCGCCGAGTCGGCGCGCAGTTTCGCCGTGCGTGTCGCCCGCATCCGTACGACGACCCGCATGGCGACGACGTTCAGCAGCGCCACCCCGACGCCGACAAAGGTCAGTTGGGGGTCGTAGGTGTAGAGGAGCACGGCGTACAGGACGACGACGACCGCGTCCACGCCCGCCGCCGCCAGGTCCCGGGCGAGGGTCTCGGCCACGGCGTCGTTGGACTGGAGACGCTGGACCAGGTCGGCGGGGCTGCGCTGGGAGAAGAAGGTGACCGGCAGCCGCAGCAGATGCCGCAGGAAGCGGGCGCTGGAGAGCGTCGAGGAGACGATCCGGCCGTGGTGCAGATTGGCCTGCTGGAGCCAGGTCAGCACCAGGGACAGCAGGACGCAGGCGCCCATGGCCGCGAACAGCGTTCCCAGCAGCGAGGTCTGACCGCCGATCAGATACGTGTCGATCCAGGTCCGGCTCAACGCCGGTACGGCGGCGCCCACCACGACCAGCAGCAGGCTCGCCAGCACGGCGGCCGGCAGGGTGCCCGCGGTGCCGCGCAGCCGGGCCGGCAGTGCGCCCAGCACCCCGGGGCGGCGGCCGCCCCGCTCGAAACCCTCACCGGGTTCCAGCACCAGGACCACCCCGGTGAAGCTGCCGTCGAAGTCCTCCATCGGCACGAACCGCCGCCCCTTGCCGGGGTCGTTGACGAACACCCCGCGGCGTCCGAAACGGCGGCCCATCCCGTCGTAGACGACGTAGTGGTTGAACTCCCAGAACAGGATCGCGGGCGATCGCACCGCCGCGAGCGCGGCCAGGTCCATCTGCATGCCCTTGGCCGTCAGCCCGTAACCGCGGGCCGCCTTCAGCAGGTTGCCGGCGCGTGAGCCGTCCCGCGAGACGCCGCACGCGATGCGCAGCTCCTCCAGCGGGACGTGCCGGCCGTAGTGGGCGAGGACCATGGCGAGCGAGGCCGCGCCGCACTCGACGGCCTCCATCTGGAGCACGGTGGGCGTCCGGACCGTCTTCACCCGGCTCCGGGGGACGGTCGTGCGGCGGGTCGGCGCGGCCCGGCGCCGTCCGCGCCCCTCGTGACGGTCGCGTCGGTCGTGTCGGACGGCGGTCACGGCAGCAGCCAGTCGACCGGGCGCTGCGCGGCCACCCGGATCGCGCCGGAGGCCAGGGTCATGGAGGTCAGCCGGTAGGGCGGCCCGTCCTTGGAGGACCAGCGGTAGCCGCTCTTCGTCGACGGCGACGGATCGAGGCGGACCAGGACGGCCACCGGGCGGCCGTCCTTCGTGAACTGCTCGCCGAGCCCGCTGTCGCCGAGGAACGCGGCGATGCGCTGCGCCGACTGGGCGGTGCGGTCCACCGACTTCACATGGCCGCGCAGCACGCCGTACTCCTGGGACGGCACGGTCTGCACGGTCAGATCGACCGCCGCGCCCTCCGCCACCGACGCGGCGTGCTGCGCCGGCACGTACACCGTGGCGTACAGCGGGTCGTCGGCGTCGGCGACCTTCTCGACGGCGGCGACGTTCGCGCCGGTGGCGATGATCTGGCCGAGGGTGGCGGCCAGTGCCGTGATCCGCCCCGCGGCGACCGTGCGCACCACGGCCTCGCCGTCGGCCGTACGCACCTTCAGCACGGGCGCGTCGGCGGGCAGCCGTTCGCCCTCCTTCGCGAGGACGGCGGTGACCTGGCCGGCGGCCGGGCTCTGGAGGATGTAGCTGCCCTCGCCGTGGGTGAGGACGGCCGGCGCGTCCACCGTGGAGGAGACCGAACCGGTCACCGCCCACACGGACGCGGCCGCCATGACGACCACGGTCACGGACAGCACCAGCCAGCCCTGCGGGCGTGCGAAACGCACCGGAAGGTCGAGCTCCTCCGGCGACTGGAGTCTGGCGAGGGCCTGTTGTCGGAACTGCACGGGCTTCTCTCGGGGGCGGGACGAAGGGGGGCCGGGGTGGGACGACCGGACTTCTCGGGGAGGGCCGGGTACGCCGACGGGTCCCGGAGCCGGACACCGGCTCCGGGACCCGGAAGGTCACACGGGTGCGGTCAGAGACCGGCGACCAGGTTGGTGACCGGGGCGGTGCTCAGGCCGGTGACGCCCTCGACCGTGCCGACGGCCGTGTCGACCAGGCCGGAGACCGGGGCGACGCCGTCCACCAGGCCGGTGACGGCACCCAGGGCGTTGAGGGACAGACCGCCGGAGACGTTGTCCAGCTCGGCGTCGGCGATCTCGGCGGTCTCGACCTGGGGGATGGAGGTCATGGGGAACTTCCCTTCACATGGAAATCTCTACAAGGGGGAGCGGCCCCCTCTGGGGACAGACGGCCGCGGACCGCGGGCCCTGAGCGCCCGTTCCCGGACGCCCCCGGCTTCCCGCGGTGCGATGGATCAAAGCAGGTCCGCGGCGCGCGCAGCCACCCACGCACCCTCCTCACCTGGGCACTTGCGGCACAGACGCGGGAAACCGTGCAGACGCGCGCACCCGATGTCGGCCACTTCTCCACAGCTTTGCCGGTAACGGCCGGGACGGGTGCGGGGACCGGGGCCGCGAATCGGACACTCCCGGCCCGCCGGCCCGCGGGACACCACCCGGTTGTGCAGAACCGCCGCACCCCGTGACCCGCTTGGGCAATCCATGTGCAGATTCCCTGAAGCCGGGATTCCGCTCCCAGATGTCGACGGACCGTCACCACCCGGACACACCCCCGTCGAACCGGCGGATTCCCGGACCCGCAAAGGAAGTTGGCAATCGCGATGAACGCATCACCCGCCTCCCGCGTACCTATGGCCAACCAGGCGCCGCTGTACGACGGGGCTGCCGAACGCCGGCAGCCGGACCCCGCCCCCCAGGAGGTCGAGTTTTTTGAGTCACAAGCGAGTTTCGAAGCGCAAGGCCGTGATCGCGGTCGGCGGTGTGGCGGCGCTCGGAGCGGCGGCATTCCTGCTTCCCCACGCCAACGCCTCGCAGGACGGCTCGGGCGACGCCGCCGCGGTGAAGACCCTCAAGGCGGGCGACGCCTCGGATCTCGCCTCCCGGCTCCAGGAACTGCTCGGCGACGCCTTCGCCGGTTCGTACTACGACGCCGCGCAGCAGCAGCTCGTGGTCAATGTCATCGACGTCTCCGGCGACAAGAACAACGTCATCGTGCAGGCCCAGAAGGCCGGCGCCAAGGTCCGTGAGGTGGAGAACAGCACGGCCGAGCTGAAGACCGCGGCCCAGACCCTCAAGGCCCGCGCGACCATACCCGGCACCTCGTGGGCCGTCGATCCGCGCACCAACCAGATCCTGGTCACCGCCGACTCCACGGTCACCGGCGGCAAGTGGGACCGCCTGGAGTCCACCGTCCAGAGCCTCGGCTCGGGCGTGGCGACCATCAAGAAGTCGGCCGGCACCTTCAAGACCTTCGCCTCCGGCGGCGACGCCATCTTCGCCGGCGGGGCGCGCTGTTCCCTCGGCTTCAACGTGACCGCGGGCGACGGCTCCCCGGCCTTCCTGACGGCCGGTCACTGCGGTGTCGCGGCCGAGCAGTGGTCGGACGCGCAGAACGGCGCGCCGATCGCCACCGTCGACCAGGCGACCTTCCCCGGCGACGGCGACTTCGCACTCGTGAAGTACGACGACCCCAACACGCAGGCGCCGAGCGAGGTCAACCTCGGCCAGCAGACGGTGCAGATCAGCGGGGCCGCCGACGCGACCGTGGGCACCCAGGTCTTCCGGATGGGCAGCACCACCGGCCTGTCCGACGGTCAGGTGCTCGGACTCGACGCCACCGTGAACTACCCCGAGGGCACGGTCACCGGCCTCATCCAGACCAACGTGTGCGCCGAGCCCGGCGACAGCGGCGGTTCCCTGTTCACCCAGGACGGTCTGGCGATCGGTCTGACCTCCGGCGGCAGCGGTGACTGCACGGTGGGCGGCGAGACGTTCTTCCAGCCGGTGACCACCGCCCTCCAGGCGGTCGGCGCGACCCTCGGCGACGGCGGCGCGGGCGCGGGCGGCGGCCTCGGTGCCGACGACCAGGTCGGCGGCGAGGAGGCCGGTGCGGGCGCGGGCGCCGGTGCGGAGGAAGGCGCGGGTGCCGACGCCGGTGCCGGTGCCGGTGAAGAGGCCGGCGCGGGCCAGGAGGCGGGCGCGGGCCAGGAGGCCGGTGCCGACGACCAGGCCGGTGCGGACCAGCAGGCCGGCGACGCGGGCGGCAACGGCGGCGGCCACGGCAAGGCACGCGGCGGCAACGGCGGCAACGGCGCCGGTGCGGGCGGGCACTGACCCGGACACCCAGTGACGGTCCGGCCCTCCGGCGGGAGGGCCGGACTTCCGTCTGCGGTGCGGTCAGCCGTCCTCCCGCGCCGCCCGCAGCAACAGCAGCGCCACGTCGTCGATGCGCTCCTCGGCCGCCGCGTAGTGGCCCACCAGCTCGTCGGCCACCTCCTCCAGCGGACGGTCCCCGGCCTCGCCGAGCCGCCGCCCCAGATCCGCGATCGCGTCCTCGATGTCCACCCCCGGCGACTCGATCAGCCCGTCGGTGTAGAGGGCGAGGACACTGCCGGGCGACAGGTCGACCTCCGTCGTCGGATAGGTGGCCGTCGGGACGATGCCCAGCGGCGGTCCGCCGGCGAGGTCCAGGACCCGCACCCGGCCGTCCGCCCGGCGCAGCAGCGGCGGCGGATGGCCCGCGCGGGCCATGACCGCCCGGTGCCGCTCCGGATCCAGCCGCAGATACAGACAACTCGCGAACCGGTCCGAGCCCAGATCGATCAGCAGCCGGTTGGTGCTGCGCATGACCTCCCCCGGCTCCTGCCCGACCGTCGTGTACGCGCGGACGGCGGTACGGATCTGGCCCATCAGCCCGGCCGCCGTCACGTTGTGCCCCTGGACGTCCCCGATCACCGCCGCGGGCAGCGGCCGGGAGGGCACCAGGTCGTAGAAGTCGCCGCCGATCTCCATGCCCCGGGTGGCCGGCAGATAGCGGGCCGTCGCCTCGATGCCGGGCAGCGCGGGCAGGGAGGGCGGCAGCAGGGCCGCCTGGAGCCCGTGCGCGAGCTGGTGCTTGGCGTCGTAGAGCAGCGCACGGTCCAGCGCCTGCGCGATCAGGCCCGCCAGGCTGGTGAGCACCGCCCGCTCATGGGTGGAGAACAGGTGCGGGGTGGCGTACGCCAGCACACAGGCGCCCACCGGGCGGCCGGAGGCGATCAGCGGCAGGAACGCCCAGGACGCGAACCCGTCGGGGCTCTCCTGCCGGGCCGGGTACAGATGTTCGAGCTGTCGTCGTGACTCGAAGAACGCGGGCACCCCGTGGACGACGGTGTGCGCGCCCGGCGTCTGCGAGGACAACGGCATCCCGTCGAACCGCTGCACGACCCGCGGATCGGGATACCCGTGATGGCCCAGCACGTGCAGCCGTCCCGCCCGCGCCCCCAGCAGCGCCAGCGCCTGGCTGCCCACGGCCGGGGCGATCTCGTCCGCCACCAGCCCCACCACGTCCTGCACGCTCACCGTCTCGGTGAGCGCCCCCGCCAGGCTCAGCGCCTGCGACATCGACACCAGCCGGGTCGGCGCGTCCCCCGACCGCGGGCCCGACGGTCTGTTCTCCGTCACCGCCCGGGCCCGGGAGATCCGCACGCTGATCCCGGTGGTGCTCGGATACAGCCGGAACGACAGCCAGTCCGAGGGCGGCCGCAGCGCCACGAACGACACCGCGTCCTGGCTGATCAGCGCCGCCCGGTAGCGCTCCTCGTAGGAAGGGTCGTTCAGCCAGGGCACCGACGCCCACAACTGGGTGCCGAGCAGCCTGGTGGCCGGGACGCCGAGCATCTCCGCCGCGGCCGCGTTGACGAACCCCACCCGTCCGCCCAGATCCAGCGAGCACAGCCCGTACGGCAGCCGGGCCACCATCCGGGCCGCCTCCACCGGGCCCAGGGTGCGCGCGGCGCCGCCCACCGGCCCCGCGTCCAGCAGATCGGACTCGGCGCGCACGGTCCGGTTCTCCTGCGCCGCCCGCTCCAGCCGGGCCGCCAGCCGGTCACAGGCCGAGGTCAGCTCCCGGCGCTCCCGCTCGGTCAGCTCCGGCGGCCGCGAGCCGGGCCAGGTCATGAAGACGGCGCCGTACACCCGTTCGGCGGTCGCGAGCGGTACGGCGGCGAGCGCGAAGGGATACGGCAGGACGACGGCGATCCGCGGATAGCGCCGGGCCATC encodes:
- a CDS encoding HlyD family efflux transporter periplasmic adaptor subunit, which translates into the protein MQFRQQALARLQSPEELDLPVRFARPQGWLVLSVTVVVMAAASVWAVTGSVSSTVDAPAVLTHGEGSYILQSPAAGQVTAVLAKEGERLPADAPVLKVRTADGEAVVRTVAAGRITALAATLGQIIATGANVAAVEKVADADDPLYATVYVPAQHAASVAEGAAVDLTVQTVPSQEYGVLRGHVKSVDRTAQSAQRIAAFLGDSGLGEQFTKDGRPVAVLVRLDPSPSTKSGYRWSSKDGPPYRLTSMTLASGAIRVAAQRPVDWLLP
- a CDS encoding protease inhibitor; translated protein: MRNTARWAATLGLTAAAVCGPLTGSALAAPAAAPASLYAPSALVLTMGHGESAATVNAARAVTLNCAPGASGTHPAPALACAELRAAGGDLELLAGSTSGRVCTKQYDPVVVTADGVWQGKRVSFERTFANECVKNAAVSTLFAF
- a CDS encoding NHLP bacteriocin export ABC transporter permease/ATPase subunit gives rise to the protein MTDVRQQGDQVLAALGQSGVRVDCAGLARLDLAGPQVLWLVVSGALDLFAVDVAEQGHWHHLGRLEAGALLLGPVTGARHTLVARPSRDCVVHRIGLRELYRQADTGTWAHDAYGPYDSYGAPQYVPPASSPLEYALALGVGRALSVLFQAPTATGESGAAELTDDDVFWMPVPPGSVRYGSLYGPEAAADLLMDPAVWQSMVDQQYRLLTTLDRWIEQIERTHETRAAAGIEAGEAVRARADRTLLASIGRKAGPRSGRTTADDADATFAACRLVARAAGIALVEPSRSAADGDRPDDRLDPVERIAVASRVRTRAVRLDGRWWRDDVGPLVGRRALSGAPVALLWRRGGYVSVHPSTGRETPVEKANAAEFEPRAVMFYRPLPERRLGPLGLLRFSVRSTGGDLAHLLLSGLVTVAIGALVPVATGKVLGEYVPRAQEGLIAQVCVAVLIGALVAAVFTLLQNLTILRLEGRIEATLQPAVWDRLLRLPTAFFAERSTGELASAAMGISAIRRLLAGLGPSVAQSVTVGAMNLGLLLWYSVPLALAAVGMLVVVAAVFLGLGLWQVRWQRRLVVLSNKLNNQAFQTLRGLPKLRVAAAENYAYAAWAEEFARSRELQQRLGRIKNLSTVLGAVHLPLCSLLMFMLLSGPARGALSAADFLTFHTSVTMLLTAVTSLTGAFVAAVAALPLFEEIRPVLEAAPEVRAASTRPGPLSGALEARRLSFRYSDDGPLVLDDVSFAVRPGEFTAVVGPSGCGKSTLLRLLIGFDRPASGSVLYDGQDLSALDLAAVRRQCGVVLQHAQPFTSSIMDVISGTGSYPPEEVLAAAELAGLARDIERMPMGLHTIVAGSGSVSGGQRQRLMIAQALIRRPRILFFDEATSALDNDTQRTVIESTRKLNATRVVIAHRLSTVMDADRVIVMEHGRIVEQGPPAALLAAPDGRLRELVRRQLA
- a CDS encoding NHLP family bacteriocin export ABC transporter peptidase/permease/ATPase subunit, with protein sequence MTAVRHDRRDRHEGRGRRRAAPTRRTTVPRSRVKTVRTPTVLQMEAVECGAASLAMVLAHYGRHVPLEELRIACGVSRDGSRAGNLLKAARGYGLTAKGMQMDLAALAAVRSPAILFWEFNHYVVYDGMGRRFGRRGVFVNDPGKGRRFVPMEDFDGSFTGVVLVLEPGEGFERGGRRPGVLGALPARLRGTAGTLPAAVLASLLLVVVGAAVPALSRTWIDTYLIGGQTSLLGTLFAAMGACVLLSLVLTWLQQANLHHGRIVSSTLSSARFLRHLLRLPVTFFSQRSPADLVQRLQSNDAVAETLARDLAAAGVDAVVVVLYAVLLYTYDPQLTFVGVGVALLNVVAMRVVVRMRATRTAKLRADSARLTNTAYTGLQLIETMKATGGEDAYFRKWAGQHATTLEEQQRLGVPSAWLGVVAPTLASLNSALILWIGGVRAIEGGISVGLLVAFQALVTRFTAPLTRLNGVAGRIQDFAADVARLKDVENFRADPLYDRPAGADGSTRRLRGLVELVDVTFGYSPLDKPLLSGFDLTVGPGQQVALVGGSGSGKSTVSRLISGLYAPWEGVIRIDGRRLDDIPRGALAASVSFVDQEVFLFEGTVRDNVALWDPSVPDEAVVAALRDAALYDIVTRRPGGIHSRVEQDGRNFSGGQRQRLEIARALVRRPSILVLDEVTSALDAETERVVMGNLRRRGCACVVIAHRLSTVRDSDEIVVLQHGTVVERGRHDDLVARGGAYAALVGER
- a CDS encoding S1 family peptidase → MSHKRVSKRKAVIAVGGVAALGAAAFLLPHANASQDGSGDAAAVKTLKAGDASDLASRLQELLGDAFAGSYYDAAQQQLVVNVIDVSGDKNNVIVQAQKAGAKVREVENSTAELKTAAQTLKARATIPGTSWAVDPRTNQILVTADSTVTGGKWDRLESTVQSLGSGVATIKKSAGTFKTFASGGDAIFAGGARCSLGFNVTAGDGSPAFLTAGHCGVAAEQWSDAQNGAPIATVDQATFPGDGDFALVKYDDPNTQAPSEVNLGQQTVQISGAADATVGTQVFRMGSTTGLSDGQVLGLDATVNYPEGTVTGLIQTNVCAEPGDSGGSLFTQDGLAIGLTSGGSGDCTVGGETFFQPVTTALQAVGATLGDGGAGAGGGLGADDQVGGEEAGAGAGAGAEEGAGADAGAGAGEEAGAGQEAGAGQEAGADDQAGADQQAGDAGGNGGGHGKARGGNGGNGAGAGGH